From a region of the Daphnia pulicaria isolate SC F1-1A chromosome 1, SC_F0-13Bv2, whole genome shotgun sequence genome:
- the LOC124347660 gene encoding haloacid dehalogenase-like hydrolase domain-containing 5 isoform X2 → MFDIDGVIVRGKEVLPAAVESFKKLVDSNGKFRVPVIFVTNAGNNLRCQKAQKLTDLLGVEISQEQVVMAHSPLKMFKQFHNKRVLVSGQGPIHEISKNLGFTNVCTVEDIRKAFPVLDVVDQKRRETMLRTIDEKFPRIEAIVLMQEPAEWDSALQLIIDVLMTNGKLLDPPAKLPYPHIPLLACNMDLQWMAEAWMPRFGHGAFLVCLEELYKKITGRDMIYTALIGKPSELTMHHADNMCQAHAQSLGNQGSVKRIYFVGDNLNTDIFGANLYHRYLTRQRSGRAVSGIAAAVTGRGNHNCELEIETEDVHASAEECHSILVQTGVYNASSDTFSNHSPRDFLPVEEGLREPAFCVPDVLRAVELVFQQEKFD, encoded by the exons ATGTTTGATATAGATGGTGTCATTGTTCGAGGGAAAGAAGTACTGCCAGCAGCTGTGGAATCTTTCAAAAAACTGGTAGACTCTAATGGAAAGTTCAGAGTTCCTGTAATATTTGTAACCAATGCTGGGAATAACCTAAGATGCCAGAAAGCCCAGAAACTAACAGATTTGCTAGGTGTTGAG ATCTCACAGGAGCAAGTGGTTATGGCACACAGTCCATTAAAGATGTTCAAGCAATTTCATAATAAGAGAGTCTTGGTTTCTGGACAAGGACCAATTCATGAAATTTCCAAGAATCTTGGCTTCACCAATGTTTGCACAGTGGAAGATATTCGCAAGGCTTTCCCTGTTCTTGATGTTGTTGATCAAAAGAGACGAGAAACTATG TTGAGGACAATCGATGAGAAATTCCCGCGCATTGAGGCTATAGTTCTGATGCAGGAGCCAGCAGAATGGGATTCGGCTCTGCAACTGATCATAGACGTTCTCATGACAAACGGAAAATTACTGGACCCACCCGCTAAATTACCGTATCCTCATATTCCTTTACTA gCTTGCAATATGGATCTCCAATGGATGGCTGAAGCCTGGATGCCTAG ATTTGGTCATGGCGCATTTCTAGTATGTTTAGAAGAATTGTACAAAAAGATTACTGGAAGAGACATGATCTATACTGCGCTAATTGGCAAACCGAGTGAGCTGACGATGCATCACGCCGACAACATGTGTCAGGCTCATGCTCAATCATTGGGAAACCAGGGTTCTGTCAAAAGAATCTATTTCGTGGG AGATAACTTGAATACGGACATATTTGGTGCAAATTTATACCACCGTTACTTGACACGACAGCGTTCTGGTCGTGCAGTTTCTGGTATTGCAGCCGCTGTAACCGGACGTGGTAACCACAATTGCGAGTTAGAAATTGAAACGGAGGACGTCCACGCTTCGGCTGAGGAATGTCATAGTATTCTAGTTCAG ACTGGCGTTTATAATGCTTCTTCTGATACCTTTTCTAACCATTCACCAAGAGATTTTTTACCAGTGGAAGAGGGTTTAAGAGAGCCTGCGTTTTGCGTGCCTGATGTCTTACGAGCCGTTGAACTGGTTTTTCagcaagaaaaatttgactgA
- the LOC124347660 gene encoding haloacid dehalogenase-like hydrolase domain-containing 5 isoform X1, translated as MAFYLHPIKSLCQPRTVCNIFAKCLASPIASQTKHRAICTTNPVLAEFGFMFDIDGVIVRGKEVLPAAVESFKKLVDSNGKFRVPVIFVTNAGNNLRCQKAQKLTDLLGVEISQEQVVMAHSPLKMFKQFHNKRVLVSGQGPIHEISKNLGFTNVCTVEDIRKAFPVLDVVDQKRRETMLRTIDEKFPRIEAIVLMQEPAEWDSALQLIIDVLMTNGKLLDPPAKLPYPHIPLLACNMDLQWMAEAWMPRFGHGAFLVCLEELYKKITGRDMIYTALIGKPSELTMHHADNMCQAHAQSLGNQGSVKRIYFVGDNLNTDIFGANLYHRYLTRQRSGRAVSGIAAAVTGRGNHNCELEIETEDVHASAEECHSILVQTGVYNASSDTFSNHSPRDFLPVEEGLREPAFCVPDVLRAVELVFQQEKFD; from the exons ATGGCCTTTTATTTACATCCAATCAAATCCTTATGTCAGCCTCGAACCGTATGTAACATTTTCGCCAAATGCCTCGCATCTCCCATAGCATCTCAAACAAAACATCGAGCAATCTGTACTACT AACCCTGTCTTGGCAGAGTTTGGGTTCATGTTTGATATAGATGGTGTCATTGTTCGAGGGAAAGAAGTACTGCCAGCAGCTGTGGAATCTTTCAAAAAACTGGTAGACTCTAATGGAAAGTTCAGAGTTCCTGTAATATTTGTAACCAATGCTGGGAATAACCTAAGATGCCAGAAAGCCCAGAAACTAACAGATTTGCTAGGTGTTGAG ATCTCACAGGAGCAAGTGGTTATGGCACACAGTCCATTAAAGATGTTCAAGCAATTTCATAATAAGAGAGTCTTGGTTTCTGGACAAGGACCAATTCATGAAATTTCCAAGAATCTTGGCTTCACCAATGTTTGCACAGTGGAAGATATTCGCAAGGCTTTCCCTGTTCTTGATGTTGTTGATCAAAAGAGACGAGAAACTATG TTGAGGACAATCGATGAGAAATTCCCGCGCATTGAGGCTATAGTTCTGATGCAGGAGCCAGCAGAATGGGATTCGGCTCTGCAACTGATCATAGACGTTCTCATGACAAACGGAAAATTACTGGACCCACCCGCTAAATTACCGTATCCTCATATTCCTTTACTA gCTTGCAATATGGATCTCCAATGGATGGCTGAAGCCTGGATGCCTAG ATTTGGTCATGGCGCATTTCTAGTATGTTTAGAAGAATTGTACAAAAAGATTACTGGAAGAGACATGATCTATACTGCGCTAATTGGCAAACCGAGTGAGCTGACGATGCATCACGCCGACAACATGTGTCAGGCTCATGCTCAATCATTGGGAAACCAGGGTTCTGTCAAAAGAATCTATTTCGTGGG AGATAACTTGAATACGGACATATTTGGTGCAAATTTATACCACCGTTACTTGACACGACAGCGTTCTGGTCGTGCAGTTTCTGGTATTGCAGCCGCTGTAACCGGACGTGGTAACCACAATTGCGAGTTAGAAATTGAAACGGAGGACGTCCACGCTTCGGCTGAGGAATGTCATAGTATTCTAGTTCAG ACTGGCGTTTATAATGCTTCTTCTGATACCTTTTCTAACCATTCACCAAGAGATTTTTTACCAGTGGAAGAGGGTTTAAGAGAGCCTGCGTTTTGCGTGCCTGATGTCTTACGAGCCGTTGAACTGGTTTTTCagcaagaaaaatttgactgA
- the LOC124348711 gene encoding uncharacterized protein LOC124348711, translating to MGNSFRRLRSLSSDAYRFFIMNLSISHEMNVLNVPSGEVIQHSSAKEVAASLQRMILKLKGKYLSEDGKSVDYAELRNDNLFKEFQAQSVQLADVELADLSPVQIKAFFINIYNTLTIHALSKVEPLPSSLLEVTNFWKHSAYKISGLVFSLDDIEHGILRANTRHPSALSKPFKDDDPRVQFSLKELDPRIHFVLNCGGKSCPAIGVYNEDNLEAALSNSATNFLSETVQIENSTIHLSKLLLWYGADFGSNDKDILRWISQYIPDSRKETIIELIESGRFKVVHDEYNWLINAK from the exons ATGGGGAATTCTTTTCGACGATTACGTTCATTATCATCGGATGCATACCGATTTTTCATAATGAATCTATCGATAAGCCATGAAATGAATGTTCTGAATGTACCAAGTGGAGAAGTGATTCAACACAGCTCCGCCAAAGAGGTAGCTGCTTCATTGCAGCGAATGATACTGAA GTTGAAAGGAAAATATTTGTCTGAAGATGGAAAATCAGTTGATTACGCAGAACTGAGGAAtgataatttgttcaaagaatTTCAAGCCCAATCAGTACAACTTGCTGATGTAGAATTAGCTGATTTAAGCCCTGTTCAAATAAAAGCATTCTTCATAa aCATATACAACACACTAACAATTCATGCCCTTTCTAAGGTTGAACCTTTGCCCAGTTCTTTATTAGAAGTTACTAATTTCTGGAAACATTCAGCATACAAAATTAGTGGGCTTGTTTTCTCTTTGGATGACATTGAACACGGCATATTACGCG CCAACACAAGACATCCTTCAGCACTCAGTAAACCTTTTAAAGATGATGACCCCCGCGTTCAGTTCAGCTTGAAAGAATTAGATCCCCgaatacattttgttttgaattgtgGGGGCAAG TCATGTCCTGCTATTGGTGTATATAATGAAGATAATCTGGAGGCAGCATTGAGCAATTCTGccacaaattttctttcagaaACTGTTCAGATTGAGAATAGCACAATTCATCTATCAAAACTTTTGCTGTG GTATGGTGCTGACTTCGGATCTAACGACAAAGATATTCTCCG GTGGATTAGCCAATACATACCAGATTCTCGAAAGGAGACGATCATTGAACTTATTGAATCTGGCCGCTTCAAAGTAGTTCACGATGAGTACAATTGGCTGATCAACGCTAAGTGA